The following are encoded together in the Streptomyces tsukubensis genome:
- a CDS encoding S9 family peptidase, with protein sequence MTSEPISFPRGHARTQRFTLGAPRAFTVSPDGARVTFLRSRSGTDRANLLWVLDVDKGEERVAADPHRLLGGAAERLSAQERARRERSREGAAGVVGYATDQAALLAAFALSGRLFVTDLLTGEARGLSVPGPVIDPRPSPDGQHIAYVSRGTLRVVGADGADDRALAEPEAPTVTYGLAEHIAAEEMARTRGFWWSPEGDRLLVARADDAPVRRWWIADPANPAKQPAEIAYPAAGTPNADVRLFVLGLDGTRTEAVWNRDRYPYLARVHWSSAGAPLLLVQARDQRSQVFLAVDPETGATRMVHADEDPEWLELLPGVPAWTPEGRLVRIADEGGARVLAVGDRLLTGPQLHVRAVLDIGEQDLLITASAGESAAARETGEIHVYRVNELGVERVTREPGVHSAVRAGGVTLLSSATPGHPGTTVRVVREGREDHVVGSLAERPTLTPRVTLTEGGARKIPCAVLLPTHYREGDGPLPVLLDPYGGPHGQRVLAAYNPHLTSQWFADQGFAVVVADGRGTPGRSPAWEKAIKDRLAEVVLDDQIEALRGLADRFPLDLGRVAIRGWSFGGLLAGLAVLRRPDVFHAGIVGAPVTDQRLYDTHYTERYLGQPDEQPEVYRNSSLVDADGELVGAADEKRPMMIIHGLADDNVVVAHSLRFSSALLAAGHPHEVLPLSGVTHMTPQEQVAENLLLLQVDFLKRSLKLG encoded by the coding sequence ATGACCTCTGAGCCGATTTCCTTCCCGCGCGGGCACGCGCGCACGCAGCGCTTCACACTGGGCGCCCCGCGGGCGTTCACCGTGTCTCCTGACGGGGCCCGCGTCACCTTCCTGCGTTCCAGGTCGGGTACCGATCGGGCGAATCTTCTCTGGGTCCTGGATGTCGACAAGGGCGAGGAGCGGGTGGCCGCCGACCCGCACCGGCTGCTGGGCGGCGCCGCGGAACGGCTCTCCGCACAGGAGCGCGCCCGGCGCGAGCGCAGCCGGGAGGGAGCGGCGGGCGTCGTCGGTTACGCGACCGACCAGGCCGCGCTGCTCGCCGCGTTCGCGCTCTCCGGCCGACTCTTCGTCACGGACCTGCTGACGGGCGAGGCCCGCGGCCTCTCCGTACCCGGACCCGTCATCGACCCGCGGCCTTCGCCGGACGGGCAGCACATCGCGTACGTCTCCCGCGGCACGCTGCGGGTGGTCGGCGCGGACGGCGCGGACGACAGGGCCCTGGCGGAGCCCGAGGCGCCGACGGTGACGTACGGTCTCGCGGAGCACATCGCCGCCGAGGAGATGGCCAGAACTCGCGGGTTCTGGTGGTCCCCCGAGGGCGACCGGCTGCTGGTGGCGCGCGCGGACGACGCACCCGTGCGGCGCTGGTGGATCGCCGATCCCGCCAACCCGGCGAAGCAGCCCGCCGAGATCGCCTATCCGGCCGCGGGCACGCCCAACGCGGACGTACGGCTCTTCGTGCTCGGGCTCGACGGGACGAGGACCGAGGCCGTCTGGAACCGGGACCGTTACCCGTATCTGGCCCGCGTCCACTGGTCGTCGGCCGGTGCCCCGCTCCTCCTCGTCCAGGCCAGGGACCAGCGCTCTCAGGTGTTCCTCGCGGTCGATCCTGAGACAGGCGCCACTCGGATGGTGCACGCCGACGAGGACCCGGAATGGCTTGAACTGCTCCCCGGCGTGCCCGCCTGGACGCCGGAGGGCCGGCTCGTGCGCATCGCCGACGAGGGCGGGGCCCGGGTGCTGGCCGTGGGCGATCGGCTGCTGACCGGACCGCAGCTCCATGTGCGGGCCGTACTGGACATCGGCGAGCAGGACCTGCTGATCACCGCCTCTGCGGGCGAGTCCGCCGCCGCGCGGGAGACCGGTGAGATCCATGTGTACCGGGTCAACGAACTCGGGGTGGAACGTGTGACGCGGGAGCCCGGTGTGCACTCCGCGGTGCGCGCGGGCGGAGTGACCCTGCTGTCGTCAGCGACTCCCGGCCATCCCGGCACCACCGTGCGGGTGGTGCGCGAGGGCCGCGAGGACCACGTGGTCGGGTCGCTCGCCGAGCGCCCCACACTGACCCCCCGCGTGACGCTCACCGAAGGGGGCGCACGGAAGATTCCGTGCGCCGTTCTTCTCCCCACCCATTACCGCGAGGGGGACGGTCCGCTTCCGGTCCTGCTCGACCCGTACGGCGGGCCGCACGGGCAGCGCGTTCTTGCGGCGTACAACCCGCACCTCACCTCCCAGTGGTTCGCGGACCAGGGTTTCGCGGTGGTGGTCGCGGACGGCCGAGGCACCCCAGGGCGCTCCCCCGCATGGGAGAAGGCCATCAAGGACCGGCTCGCCGAGGTCGTGCTCGACGACCAGATCGAGGCGCTTCGAGGGCTGGCGGACCGTTTCCCCCTCGATCTCGGGCGGGTCGCGATCCGCGGCTGGTCCTTCGGCGGGCTGCTCGCGGGACTCGCGGTGCTCCGCCGCCCCGACGTGTTCCACGCGGGCATCGTCGGCGCCCCCGTGACCGACCAGCGGCTGTACGACACCCACTACACCGAGCGGTATCTCGGCCAGCCCGACGAGCAGCCCGAGGTCTACAGGAACAGCTCGCTCGTGGACGCGGACGGCGAACTGGTCGGCGCCGCCGACGAGAAGAGGCCGATGATGATCATCCACGGCCTCGCGGACGACAACGTGGTGGTGGCCCATTCACTGCGGTTCTCCTCGGCGCTGCTCGCCGCGGGCCACCCGCATGAGGTGCTGCCGCTGTCGGGGGTGACGCACATGACGCCGCAGGAGCAGGTCGCGGAGAATCTGCTGCTGCTTCAGGTCGACTTCCTCAAGCGTTCGCTGAAGCTGGGCTGA
- the mshB gene encoding N-acetyl-1-D-myo-inositol-2-amino-2-deoxy-alpha-D-glucopyranoside deacetylase: protein MTELPGRRLLLVHAHPDDESINNGATMAAYAAGGAGVTLVTCTLGEEGEVIPPGLAHLAADRDDTLGPHRIGELAAAMRELGVTDHRFLGGAGRYRDSGMMGTAQNGRTGAFWNTPVEEAAAFLVEIVRETRPQVLVTYDPDGGYGHPDHIQAHRVAMRAAELAADPGYAPELGPAHTIEKIYWNRVPRSMAEDGFARIGESLPTTPFDAVAPLGEVPGVIEDSRITTEIDGRPHAAAKAAAMRAHATQITVSEPLFALSNGLAQPLFPVEAYELVRGRSGAADGEREADLFAGLAPPAGTGASAPVSHAEATGETERADETEATEAVDAVDARTPGAAGVTS, encoded by the coding sequence ATGACGGAACTGCCCGGCCGGCGTCTGCTCCTCGTGCACGCGCACCCCGACGACGAGTCGATCAACAACGGCGCCACCATGGCCGCCTACGCGGCGGGCGGTGCCGGAGTCACCTTGGTGACCTGCACCCTCGGCGAGGAGGGCGAGGTCATCCCGCCCGGCCTCGCCCACCTCGCCGCCGACAGGGACGACACGCTCGGTCCGCACAGGATCGGTGAGCTGGCGGCGGCCATGCGGGAACTCGGTGTCACCGACCACCGTTTCCTCGGCGGCGCGGGCCGCTACCGCGACTCCGGAATGATGGGCACCGCCCAGAACGGGCGCACCGGCGCCTTCTGGAACACGCCAGTCGAAGAGGCCGCCGCCTTCCTGGTGGAGATCGTCAGGGAGACACGGCCCCAGGTGCTCGTCACCTACGACCCGGACGGCGGATACGGCCACCCCGACCACATCCAGGCCCACCGCGTCGCCATGCGCGCCGCCGAACTGGCCGCGGATCCCGGCTACGCGCCCGAGCTGGGCCCCGCCCACACGATCGAGAAGATCTACTGGAACCGGGTGCCACGCTCCATGGCGGAGGACGGCTTCGCGCGGATCGGTGAGTCACTTCCGACCACCCCCTTCGACGCGGTCGCCCCGCTCGGCGAGGTCCCTGGCGTCATCGAGGACAGCCGGATCACGACCGAGATCGACGGCCGCCCCCACGCGGCGGCCAAGGCCGCGGCGATGCGGGCCCACGCGACCCAGATCACCGTCAGCGAGCCGCTGTTCGCCCTCTCCAACGGGCTGGCCCAGCCGCTCTTCCCCGTCGAAGCCTACGAACTGGTGCGCGGACGCTCGGGCGCGGCGGACGGGGAGCGTGAGGCGGATCTCTTCGCGGGACTCGCGCCTCCGGCCGGGACAGGCGCCAGTGCGCCCGTATCCCACGCAGAGGCGACAGGGGAGACAGAGAGGGCAGACGAGACAGAGGCGACAGAAGCGGTGGACGCGGTGGACGCGAGGACGCCCGGAGCCGCCGGGGTGACGTCATGA
- a CDS encoding DUF6113 family protein, producing the protein MSAAPGRSGADGAKRSAAPKPRVRPTNSGDAPGGTPTTGGYLTEPPRPGRIAVYVLLLVVGAVTAVAGALVHAAWFPGGVLLALLAAAGVFYGGSCAMSAKAGAVVPAVGWLVTVFWLTSTRPEGDFVFGAGVLSYVFLLGGILVAVICATLARTAQPGGTAARLGK; encoded by the coding sequence ATGAGCGCCGCTCCCGGACGGTCGGGCGCCGACGGCGCGAAGCGCTCCGCCGCCCCGAAGCCCCGAGTGAGGCCCACGAATTCGGGTGACGCGCCCGGCGGGACCCCCACGACTGGCGGATATCTCACGGAGCCGCCCCGTCCGGGCCGTATCGCCGTGTACGTACTGCTCCTCGTCGTCGGCGCGGTCACCGCGGTGGCGGGTGCGCTGGTCCACGCGGCCTGGTTCCCCGGCGGGGTGCTGCTCGCGCTGCTGGCCGCGGCCGGAGTCTTCTACGGCGGCTCGTGCGCCATGAGCGCCAAAGCGGGCGCTGTCGTCCCCGCCGTCGGCTGGCTGGTCACCGTCTTCTGGCTGACCAGCACCCGTCCTGAGGGGGATTTCGTCTTCGGCGCGGGAGTTCTCTCGTACGTCTTCCTGCTCGGCGGGATCCTCGTCGCTGTGATCTGTGCCACCCTCGCCAGGACGGCGCAACCAGGCGGGACCGCTGCCCGACTTGGCAAGTGA
- a CDS encoding peptidoglycan binding domain-containing protein → MSRETESSSSGPQGRGGAAYPSGTPPYGSPAQSDENERDAPGADASPRAAEPKAPGRPDERKTETTLTTRIRINIPGSRPIPPVVMRTPMGEGEQAEPITGPATPEPAAEPPAPEAEEKPPSDWFAPRKGGTRGGNTPLGGSGSTPAGGTPNGGAGTPTGGAPGRASGNGGAPGGGSEPNPGGSGAFDVSQALAAGPLGQGAKPPGAGRNGAGNRPSGPTGGPTTGDGPLVPSAYPPPGDTRPGGHPRDGGGPVGGPRAGDGAGAPWDGDATSQTRIGDTTGETRIGDTTGQAPIGDPFAEVRREQAAGRNWMGDDTAVLTPQGPSSSDPFGAGPGGPGSGPGAGQGPGSGSGDNISSSTLTSGIPVVPPLQGPGAGPYGQGDQGPFPPLGPGGPGGPARFPEPVSEPAPAASPPAKKAKKGGRKVTLAIGVVVVLAVVSYGAGLLMNHSDVPKGTTVLGVDIGGGTRDTAVNKLESSLDERTVAPLPLTVDGQKATLKPSQAGLTLDSQATVRAAATSDYNPVSVIGSLFGQKRVVQPDMPVDKEKLADALERVAGVSGSAHDGTITFSPGKATPVYGKPGQALDVDKSMTKVSDAYRAQVQSGKSAAVQLPVTTRKPTVPDSEVDRMMKEFAKPAMSGIVTIEAGGKSIPLGPDRSLPQILGVKAVDGKLTETYDRTALKKLYGNTFDGVLITRGTGKKTPVTPEDVVMAMRKALVGKTPTERIGVIETDPS, encoded by the coding sequence TTGAGTCGTGAAACTGAGAGTTCGTCCTCCGGGCCCCAGGGGCGTGGCGGGGCCGCGTACCCGTCGGGTACGCCTCCGTACGGATCCCCGGCCCAGAGTGACGAGAACGAGCGTGACGCGCCCGGCGCGGACGCCTCGCCCCGGGCCGCCGAGCCGAAGGCTCCGGGCCGGCCGGACGAGCGCAAGACCGAGACGACGCTGACCACGCGTATCCGGATCAACATCCCCGGATCGCGACCGATTCCCCCCGTGGTCATGCGCACTCCCATGGGAGAGGGCGAACAGGCCGAGCCCATCACGGGCCCCGCCACGCCCGAGCCCGCCGCCGAGCCACCGGCCCCCGAGGCCGAGGAGAAGCCCCCGAGCGACTGGTTCGCCCCGCGCAAGGGCGGCACCAGGGGCGGCAACACGCCGCTGGGCGGCAGCGGGAGCACCCCGGCGGGCGGTACGCCCAACGGTGGTGCCGGTACGCCCACCGGTGGCGCGCCGGGCCGTGCCTCGGGCAACGGCGGCGCCCCCGGCGGCGGGAGTGAGCCGAATCCGGGCGGCAGCGGCGCGTTCGACGTGTCCCAGGCGCTCGCCGCCGGGCCGCTGGGCCAGGGCGCCAAGCCGCCCGGCGCCGGGCGCAACGGTGCGGGAAACCGCCCCTCGGGGCCCACCGGCGGCCCCACGACGGGCGACGGGCCACTCGTCCCCTCCGCGTACCCGCCGCCGGGCGACACGCGGCCGGGCGGGCATCCCCGCGACGGCGGCGGTCCGGTCGGCGGGCCGCGCGCCGGTGACGGCGCGGGCGCCCCGTGGGACGGTGACGCCACCAGCCAGACGCGGATCGGTGACACCACGGGCGAGACCCGGATCGGTGACACCACGGGGCAGGCGCCGATCGGAGACCCGTTCGCCGAGGTCCGTAGGGAACAGGCCGCCGGCCGAAACTGGATGGGCGACGACACGGCCGTCCTGACGCCGCAGGGCCCGTCGTCCTCCGATCCGTTCGGCGCAGGTCCCGGTGGTCCCGGCAGTGGTCCCGGCGCGGGGCAGGGGCCCGGCTCCGGCTCGGGCGACAACATCTCCAGTTCCACCCTGACCAGCGGCATCCCCGTGGTGCCCCCGCTACAGGGACCGGGCGCGGGGCCGTACGGCCAGGGCGACCAGGGCCCGTTCCCGCCGCTGGGACCAGGCGGTCCTGGAGGGCCCGCGCGGTTCCCCGAGCCGGTGAGCGAACCGGCGCCCGCCGCGTCGCCGCCCGCCAAGAAGGCGAAGAAGGGCGGCCGCAAGGTCACCCTCGCCATCGGCGTCGTCGTCGTGCTCGCCGTCGTGTCGTACGGCGCGGGGCTGCTGATGAACCACTCCGACGTGCCCAAGGGCACCACCGTGCTCGGGGTCGACATCGGCGGCGGCACCAGGGACACGGCCGTCAACAAGCTGGAGTCGTCGCTCGACGAGCGCACCGTCGCCCCGCTCCCGCTGACCGTGGACGGCCAGAAGGCCACCCTCAAGCCGTCCCAGGCAGGACTGACCCTGGACAGCCAGGCGACCGTACGGGCCGCGGCGACCAGCGACTACAACCCGGTCTCCGTCATCGGTTCGCTCTTCGGCCAGAAGCGGGTCGTCCAGCCGGACATGCCCGTCGACAAGGAGAAGCTGGCCGACGCCCTTGAGCGGGTGGCGGGTGTCTCCGGCTCGGCGCACGACGGCACGATCACGTTCTCGCCGGGCAAGGCCACTCCTGTGTACGGGAAGCCGGGACAGGCGCTCGACGTCGACAAGTCGATGACCAAGGTCTCCGACGCCTACCGCGCACAGGTCCAGAGCGGCAAGTCGGCCGCGGTCCAACTGCCGGTGACGACCAGGAAGCCGACGGTCCCCGACTCCGAGGTCGACCGGATGATGAAGGAGTTCGCCAAGCCCGCGATGTCCGGCATCGTCACCATCGAGGCGGGCGGCAAGTCCATCCCCCTCGGCCCCGACAGGTCGCTGCCGCAGATCCTCGGCGTGAAGGCGGTCGACGGAAAGCTGACGGAGACGTACGACAGGACGGCGCTCAAGAAGCTCTACGGCAACACCTTCGACGGCGTACTGATCACCCGGGGCACCGGCAAGAAGACGCCCGTGACCCCGGAGGACGTGGTCATGGCCATGCGCAAGGCGTTGGTGGGCAAGACGCCGACGGAGCGGATCGGCGTCATCGAGACCGACCCGAGCTGA
- a CDS encoding ABC transporter permease, whose product MNALVKLEITRALRNKKFVFFSVLYPAGLFLLITAGQGNSTKVDGSGLGVPAFLMVSMASFGALTAVLMGNSERIAKEREKGWVRQLRLTALPGHGYVIGKIASAAVVSLPSIVVVFLVGAVVKGVRLDAWEWLALVGVIWAGSLVFAALGVAIGYVASGDAVRPLTMIIYFGLSVLGGLWMPTTVFPGWLRNIADWTPTHAYAGLGRAIELGNGPHLRDVLLLLVYLLVFAGGAARLYRKDTLKA is encoded by the coding sequence ATGAACGCGCTGGTCAAGCTGGAGATCACCCGCGCACTGCGCAACAAGAAGTTCGTCTTCTTCTCCGTCCTCTACCCGGCCGGGCTGTTCCTGCTGATCACGGCGGGCCAGGGCAACTCCACGAAGGTCGACGGCAGCGGCCTGGGCGTACCCGCCTTCCTGATGGTCTCCATGGCGTCGTTCGGCGCGCTCACCGCCGTACTCATGGGCAACAGCGAACGCATCGCGAAGGAGCGGGAGAAGGGCTGGGTCCGCCAGCTCCGGCTCACGGCTCTGCCGGGCCACGGTTACGTGATCGGCAAGATCGCCAGCGCGGCCGTGGTGAGCCTGCCCTCGATCGTCGTGGTCTTCCTGGTCGGCGCCGTCGTCAAGGGCGTTCGCCTCGACGCCTGGGAGTGGCTGGCCCTGGTCGGGGTCATCTGGGCGGGCAGCCTCGTCTTCGCCGCCCTCGGGGTCGCCATCGGATACGTTGCCTCGGGTGACGCCGTACGCCCCCTCACGATGATCATCTATTTCGGCCTGTCCGTCCTGGGCGGCCTCTGGATGCCCACGACGGTCTTCCCCGGGTGGCTGCGGAACATCGCCGACTGGACGCCCACCCACGCCTACGCGGGTCTGGGCCGCGCCATCGAACTGGGCAACGGCCCGCACCTCAGGGACGTCCTGCTTCTCCTCGTCTACCTGCTGGTCTTCGCGGGTGGCGCGGCGAGGCTGTACCGGAAGGACACGCTGAAGGCGTGA
- a CDS encoding sensor histidine kinase encodes MLWIGVWLVFFTDPVHDLLHQPRATGTAVWAWTGTAAFLVGYLMLVFRYTARPLAGAAGRLTLVGLFVLAVLLVGTLGESWLVLFVYVCVSIGATMPIGPANVLIPAAAAVMAGLALVVRANPGFGLIGSALLAGFAMTGVRRLVRTTVELRQARATVAQLAANEERLRLARDLHDLLGHSLSLITLKSELAGRMLPARVDDARQQVAEIEQVSRQALVDVREAVSGYRRPSLAGELAGAKSALGAAGIAADLPAQPPSRDLAPEREGVLAWVLREAVTNVVRHSGARRCTVTFAVRQTLDGPFLELRVADDGEGPSGAYYGNGLTGITERLTAAGGALETGSVFTARGRRGTGFLLTARVPLGSAP; translated from the coding sequence ATGCTGTGGATCGGTGTCTGGCTGGTGTTCTTCACCGACCCTGTCCACGACCTCCTCCATCAGCCGCGTGCCACCGGCACCGCCGTGTGGGCCTGGACGGGGACGGCGGCCTTCCTCGTCGGCTACCTCATGCTTGTCTTCCGTTACACGGCGAGGCCGCTGGCGGGGGCGGCCGGGCGGCTGACCCTCGTCGGGCTGTTCGTCCTCGCGGTCCTCCTCGTCGGCACGCTGGGCGAATCGTGGCTGGTGCTCTTCGTCTACGTCTGCGTCTCCATCGGCGCCACGATGCCCATCGGACCGGCGAACGTGCTGATCCCGGCGGCCGCGGCGGTAATGGCCGGCCTCGCTCTGGTGGTCCGTGCGAACCCAGGTTTCGGCCTGATCGGATCCGCACTGCTCGCCGGCTTCGCGATGACCGGGGTGCGCAGGCTCGTCCGCACGACGGTGGAACTGCGGCAGGCCAGAGCCACCGTCGCGCAACTCGCCGCCAACGAGGAGCGGCTGCGGCTCGCCAGGGACCTGCACGACCTGCTGGGGCACTCGCTCTCCCTGATCACCCTCAAGAGCGAACTGGCCGGCCGCATGCTGCCCGCAAGGGTCGACGACGCCCGCCAACAGGTGGCGGAGATCGAACAGGTCAGCAGACAGGCGCTGGTGGACGTCAGGGAGGCGGTGAGCGGCTACCGCAGGCCGAGCCTCGCCGGGGAACTCGCGGGGGCAAAGAGCGCGCTCGGGGCGGCCGGGATCGCCGCCGACCTGCCCGCGCAGCCGCCCTCCCGCGACCTGGCCCCCGAGCGCGAGGGGGTGCTCGCCTGGGTGCTGCGGGAGGCGGTCACCAACGTCGTACGCCACAGTGGCGCGCGTCGCTGTACGGTCACCTTCGCCGTACGGCAGACACTGGACGGCCCGTTCCTCGAACTACGGGTGGCCGACGACGGCGAAGGGCCCTCGGGGGCGTACTACGGCAACGGCCTCACCGGCATCACGGAACGCCTCACGGCGGCGGGCGGGGCCTTGGAGACGGGGTCGGTGTTCACCGCACGAGGCAGGCGCGGGACGGGTTTCCTGCTCACCGCGCGGGTCCCTCTAGGATCCGCACCATGA
- a CDS encoding response regulator transcription factor, with protein sequence MNTGTSANTEDDANTGTSANTEDDANTGTSANTGDEPAESVGDGARPGGPVRLLLAEDQSMVREALAALLGLEDDLEVVAQVARGDEVVEAVRENAVDVALLDIEMPGMTGLDAAEALHGEFPAVRIVVLTTFGRPGYLRRAMEAGADAFLVKDAPAAQLARAVRQVLAGEKVIDPTLAAAALAGGANPLTEREADILRAAEDGASNAELAAALHLSQGTVRNYLSTAIQKLAARNRAEAVRIARQKGWL encoded by the coding sequence ATGAATACCGGCACCTCCGCGAACACCGAGGACGACGCGAACACCGGCACCTCCGCGAACACCGAGGACGACGCGAACACCGGCACCTCCGCGAACACCGGGGACGAGCCGGCCGAGAGCGTCGGCGACGGCGCGCGGCCCGGCGGCCCCGTCCGGCTGCTGCTGGCCGAGGACCAGTCGATGGTCCGTGAGGCCCTCGCGGCCCTGCTCGGCCTGGAGGACGACCTGGAGGTCGTCGCCCAAGTGGCCCGCGGCGACGAAGTGGTCGAAGCGGTACGGGAGAACGCCGTGGACGTGGCCCTGCTCGACATCGAGATGCCCGGCATGACGGGGCTGGACGCGGCGGAGGCCCTGCACGGCGAGTTTCCCGCGGTGCGGATCGTCGTACTGACCACCTTCGGCCGCCCCGGTTACCTGCGCCGTGCGATGGAGGCGGGCGCCGACGCGTTCCTCGTCAAGGACGCCCCCGCGGCGCAGCTCGCGCGGGCGGTCCGCCAGGTCCTCGCGGGCGAGAAGGTCATCGACCCGACGCTGGCGGCCGCCGCGTTGGCCGGGGGCGCGAACCCGCTGACCGAGCGCGAGGCGGACATCCTGCGCGCGGCGGAGGACGGAGCGTCCAACGCGGAACTGGCCGCCGCCCTCCACCTCTCGCAGGGCACCGTGCGCAACTACCTCTCGACGGCGATCCAGAAACTGGCGGCACGCAACCGGGCGGAGGCGGTACGGATCGCGCGGCAGAAAGGGTGGCTGTAG
- a CDS encoding transglutaminase family protein encodes MNSAQPSPPSARWRERFAREARAERPDLSLLCLLIGAEADPDLDEAGLDAAQTELDRLAGLVPYRPGSPRAWAEALSGVLGSEYGFHGTPADYDRLGSSLLHVVLRRRRGLPILLSVVWMEVARRAGAPVHGVALPGHFVVGFGPPEDQVLADPFAGGRVLGEGEAGVLVKGATGGGLDAAMLSPAPALDVVRRVLNNITAWAAARPERTDVSLWSVELALLLPAHPAKLRYDRAQLLLRRGDFLTAAAEFEAYAEVVEGVSPEAAERLRGQGRRSRARLN; translated from the coding sequence ATGAATTCCGCACAGCCGTCCCCGCCGTCCGCGCGGTGGCGGGAGAGGTTCGCGCGGGAGGCCCGCGCCGAGCGGCCCGACCTCTCCCTGCTCTGCCTGCTGATCGGCGCCGAGGCCGACCCCGACCTGGACGAGGCGGGGCTGGACGCCGCCCAGACCGAACTGGACCGGCTGGCCGGCCTCGTCCCGTACCGCCCCGGCTCCCCACGCGCCTGGGCCGAGGCCCTGTCGGGGGTGCTGGGCTCCGAGTACGGCTTCCACGGCACGCCCGCCGACTACGACCGGCTGGGCTCGTCCCTGCTCCACGTCGTCCTGCGCCGCCGCAGGGGCCTGCCGATCCTGCTCTCCGTGGTGTGGATGGAGGTCGCGCGCAGGGCGGGCGCGCCGGTGCACGGCGTGGCGCTGCCGGGCCACTTCGTCGTGGGTTTCGGCCCGCCCGAGGACCAGGTGCTGGCCGACCCGTTCGCCGGGGGCCGCGTACTCGGCGAGGGGGAGGCCGGGGTCCTGGTCAAGGGCGCCACGGGCGGGGGCCTCGACGCCGCGATGCTGAGTCCGGCCCCCGCACTCGACGTCGTACGCCGCGTCCTGAACAACATCACGGCGTGGGCCGCCGCCCGCCCCGAACGGACCGACGTCTCCCTGTGGTCGGTCGAACTGGCCCTGCTCCTCCCCGCCCACCCGGCCAAGCTCCGCTACGACCGCGCTCAACTGCTGCTCAGGCGCGGCGACTTCCTGACGGCGGCGGCGGAGTTCGAGGCGTACGCGGAGGTGGTCGAGGGGGTGTCGCCCGAGGCGGCGGAGCGGTTGCGGGGACAGGGGAGGCGGTCCCGGGCGCGGCTCAACTGA
- a CDS encoding GNAT family N-acetyltransferase has translation MEFTVGGRLEVRINSSDVGKRVSVRSVVEPGHDGAKFTDTVGILTSWNDGVLLITRRTGDSVRIEETALVAGKPVPTAPARRRGPSATFPELARAQAGAWQPLESEGLGDWVLRASEGFTRRANSVLVAGEPGVPLDQALERVVDWYGRRGLPAYIQTSTGADSTHEVLSARLEERGWRREVSANVMVGPLAPLADAEDAARLDGVAMARQPDTHWLGRYNRASSAGAVSPGVLRVLGSGASTWFATVPGESPEASATAIGRCVVDGRWAGFAAVEVAAARRREGLASLVMAALARQALDEGASASWLQVESDNTGALALYDRLGFAVHHRYHHYRYMGS, from the coding sequence GTGGAATTCACCGTAGGCGGACGGCTTGAGGTCCGCATCAATAGTTCTGACGTGGGAAAACGTGTCTCGGTTCGTAGTGTGGTCGAGCCGGGACACGACGGGGCGAAGTTCACCGACACGGTGGGGATTCTCACATCCTGGAACGACGGCGTACTTCTCATCACCCGAAGAACCGGTGACAGCGTCCGGATCGAGGAGACGGCGCTCGTCGCGGGCAAGCCCGTACCGACCGCGCCGGCCCGCAGGCGTGGCCCCTCCGCCACCTTCCCCGAGCTGGCCAGGGCCCAGGCCGGGGCGTGGCAGCCTCTGGAGAGCGAGGGGCTCGGGGACTGGGTTCTGCGGGCCTCCGAGGGTTTCACCCGCCGCGCCAATTCCGTGCTGGTCGCCGGGGAGCCCGGGGTCCCGCTCGACCAGGCGCTGGAGCGGGTCGTGGACTGGTACGGACGGCGTGGGCTGCCCGCGTACATCCAGACGTCCACCGGCGCCGACTCCACCCATGAGGTGCTGTCGGCGCGGCTGGAGGAGCGCGGCTGGCGCCGTGAGGTCTCCGCCAACGTGATGGTCGGCCCGCTGGCGCCGCTCGCCGACGCCGAGGACGCCGCCCGCCTCGACGGGGTGGCCATGGCACGGCAGCCCGACACCCACTGGCTGGGACGGTACAACCGCGCCTCCTCGGCCGGGGCCGTCTCGCCCGGGGTGCTGCGGGTGCTCGGCAGCGGCGCTTCGACGTGGTTCGCGACGGTGCCCGGCGAGTCCCCCGAGGCGTCGGCGACGGCGATCGGCAGGTGCGTCGTGGACGGCAGGTGGGCCGGTTTCGCGGCCGTCGAGGTCGCGGCCGCCCGCCGCCGTGAGGGGCTCGCCTCCCTGGTGATGGCCGCCCTGGCTCGGCAGGCCCTGGACGAGGGCGCGTCCGCGTCGTGGCTCCAGGTCGAGTCGGACAACACGGGCGCGCTCGCCCTCTACGACCGTCTGGGCTTCGCGGTGCACCACCGCTACCACCATTACCGGTACATGGGCTCCTGA
- the fdxA gene encoding ferredoxin, giving the protein MTYVIAQPCVDVKDKACIEECPVDCIYEGQRSLYIHPDECVDCGACEPVCPVEAIFYEDDTPDEWKDYYKANVEFFDELGSPGGASKLGLIERDHPFVAALPPQNQ; this is encoded by the coding sequence GTGACCTACGTCATCGCGCAGCCTTGTGTCGACGTCAAGGACAAGGCGTGCATCGAGGAATGCCCGGTCGACTGCATCTACGAGGGCCAGCGGTCCTTGTACATCCACCCGGACGAATGCGTCGACTGCGGAGCCTGCGAGCCGGTTTGCCCGGTCGAGGCGATCTTCTACGAGGACGACACCCCGGACGAGTGGAAGGACTACTACAAGGCGAACGTCGAGTTCTTCGACGAGCTGGGCTCGCCCGGCGGTGCCAGCAAGCTCGGTCTCATCGAGCGTGACCACCCCTTCGTCGCCGCGCTGCCGCCGCAGAACCAGTGA